A part of Papaver somniferum cultivar HN1 unplaced genomic scaffold, ASM357369v1 unplaced-scaffold_118, whole genome shotgun sequence genomic DNA contains:
- the LOC113330650 gene encoding uncharacterized protein DDB_G0284459-like: MSRCYPYPPPFLLESEIRKKKDDEKSLFLTVKAESIKKREETDKERKKEKKREKREKKEKKKKVQNIRVNSEFENKEHTHKERCKDEGSKIDHSGGNHPTRREDEEEEVEKSGLTEEHDQPASLQNLGDISDSSQDSRKRKRTHIPVPTSSSNGCHNLGNVLRFRLLLSKNKDNKNQVVVLPASSKVEKSSCCTSERPEGVVQNGIDDNNSCRSVSSQLCSTSGTTEILLTKHKGTETAAMARTNCFDESCFLDTVEVTQYRNLIENWAPPSQSLAVCCTDLDDQDWLFGSKQTAHDRHKLASSKRVKGVEEKPMVSPGLWPCACYLADADIYALPYTIPY; this comes from the exons ATGTCTAGATGTTATCCATACCCACCGCCTTTTCTTCTTGAATCtgaaataagaaagaagaaggatGATGAAAAATCACTCTTCTTAACGGTGAAAGCTGAATCCATTAAGAAG AGAGAGGAGACAGATaaagagaggaagaaagaaaagaagagggagaagagagaaaagaaggagaaaaagaagaaagtgcAAAACATCAGGGTAAACAGTGAGTTTGAGAATAAGGAACACACTCACAAGGAGAGGTGCAAAGATGAAGGGAGTAAGATAGACCATAGTGGAGGCAACCATCCaacgagaagagaagatgaagaggaggAGGTGGAGAAAAGCGGCCTTACTGAAGAGCACGACCAACCTGCTAGCCTTCAGAATCTCGGCGACATTTCTGATAGCTCCCAGGACAGCAGAAAAAGGAAAAGGACGCATATACCAGTGCCTACCTCGTCCTCCAATGGCTGCCACAACCTTG GGAATGTGCTTCGGTTCCGCTTGTTGCTGTCTAAAAACAAGGATAACAAGAACCAGGTAGTGGTACTACCGGCATCCAGCAAGGTTGAAAAGTCTTCTTGTTGTACTTCTGAAAGACCTGAGGGAGTTGTGCAAAATGGGATTGATGATAACAACTCGTGTAGATCAGTCTCGTCACAGCTGTGTTCTACCTcaggaacaactgagattttaCTAACAAAACACAAAGGCACTGAAACAGCTGCTATGGCAAGAACCAATTGCTTTGATGAGAGTTGCTTTCTTGATACAGTGGAGGTTACACAGTACAGAAATTTAATTGAGAACTGGGCTCCTCCTTCCCAGAGTCTGGCAGTGTGCTGCACTGACTTGGATGATCAAGATTGGCTATTTGGTTCAAAACAAACAGCGCACGACAGACACAAACTAGCCTCATCAAAAAGGGTTAAAGGTGTTGAGGAGAAGCCTATGGTATCACCAGGACTGTGGCCATGTGCTTGTTACCTGGCTGATGCTGATATATATGCTTTACCTTATACTATCCCATACTAA
- the LOC113330652 gene encoding ubiquitin-conjugating enzyme E2 28-like: MASKRIIKELKDLQRDPPTSCSAGPVADDMFHWQATIIGPNDSPYSGGVFLVTIYFPPDYPFKPPKAAFRTKVFHPNINSNGNICLDILKEQWSPALTISKVLLSICSLLTDPNPDDPLVPEIAHMCKTDKLRYDSTARNWTQKYAMMG; this comes from the exons ATGGCTTCAAAGAGAATAATCAAGGAGCTCAAAGATTTGCAGAGAGATCCACCTACTTCATGCAGTGCAGGTCCAGTTGCAGATGACATGTTTCACTGGCAAGCAACCATCATCGGCCCTAATGACAGCCCTTACTCCGGTGGCGTTTTCCTTGTAACCATCTACTTCCCTCCCGATTACCCTTTCAAGCCTCCTAAG GCTGCCTTCAGGACAAAGGTGTTTCATCCAAACATCAACAGCAACGGAAACATATGCTTGGACATACTAAAGGAGCAGTGGAGTCCGGCTCTCACTATTTCGAAGGTTCTTCTCTCCATATGCTCACTTCTGACGGATCCGAACCCTGATGACCCGCTTGTTCCTGAAATTGCACACATGTGCAAGACCGACAAACTGCGATACGATTCCACTGCAAGAAACTGGACTCAAAAATATGCGATGATGGGTTGA